One Rhododendron vialii isolate Sample 1 chromosome 2a, ASM3025357v1 genomic region harbors:
- the LOC131314353 gene encoding rho GDP-dissociation inhibitor 1-like — protein MSLAIGVESSSSKSKSDMGFDENKEEGKKGKENQEGRKPEGAEEEEEVVETGGRIERKQSESSICDVTEDEDESDVEPKIELGPQFTIKQQLEKDKDDESLRKWKEQLLGSVDINAIGETLEPEVKILSLAIKSPGRPDIFLPVPESGNPKGLWFTLKEGSRYSLNFTFQVNNNIVSGLKYINTVWKTGVKVDSAKEMVGTFSPQLEPYTHEMPEETTPTGFFARGSYTAKTKFVDDDNKCYLEINYTFDIRKDWQEN, from the exons atGTCTTTGGCAATTGGAGTTGAATCATCAAGTTCCAAGAGTAAAAGCGACATGGGTTTTGACGAAAACAAGGAGGAGGGCAAAAAGggtaaagaaaatcaagaaggtAGAAAGCCAGAGGGTgctgaggaggaggaagaggtggTGGAAACAGGAGGGAGAATTGAGAGAAAGCAGAGTGAGAGTTCAATATGTGATGTGACTGAGGATGAGGATGAGAGTGATGTTGAACCGAAGATTGAGTTGGGTCCTCAATTTACCATTAAACAACAACTTGAGAAAGATAAG GACGATGAGAGCTTAAGGAAGTGGAAGGAACAGCTTCTTGGGAGTGTGGATATTAATGCCATTGGAG AAACCTTGGAACCTGAGGTTAAGATCTTGAGCCTTGCAATCAAATCCCCCGGTAGACCTGATATCTTTCTTCCGGTCCCCGAGTCTGGCAATCCCAAAGGCTTGTGGTTTACTCTGAAAGAAGGTAGCCGTTACAGCCTGAATTTCACTTTCCAAGTCAACAATAACATTGTCTCAGGCCTCAAATACATCAACACTGTCTGGAAAACTGGTGTGAAAG TTGATAGCGCGAAGGAAATGGTTGGTACTTTTAGCCCGCAGCTAGAACCTTATACGCATGAAATGCCCGAAGAGACCACCCCGACTGGTTTTTTTGCTAGAGGATCATATACGGCTAAAACGAAG TTTGTCGACGACGACAACAAGTGCTACTTGGAGATCAATTACACCTTCGACATCCGAAAGGACTGGCAGGAAAACTGA
- the LOC131314374 gene encoding uncharacterized protein LOC131314374 produces the protein MAEDLVLDTAIRDWVLIPLSVVMVLIGVLRYFVSKLMRSSPSPDPKIIKEGQVVVRARNLRAAANFIPAKSFRARKVYFSNEENGLLFVPKGQAQNPQAQMFSDPNMAMDMMKKNLSMIIPQTLTFAWVNFFFSGFVAAKIPFPLTQRFRSMLQNGIDLSTVDVSYVSSRSWYFLNLFGLRGLFSLILGEENAMDDTQKMMQMGGFGFDPSKSLGAEKDSLDIVQHDWALPKFEQRAEAVLRKLVSDH, from the exons atggCGGAAGATTTGGTATTGGACACGGCGATCAGAGATTGGGTACTGATCCCACTGTCTGTGGTCATGGTCCTCATAGGAGTCCTTCGCTACTTCGTTTCCAAGCTCATGCGTTCTTCTCCCTCCCCCGATCCCAAAATCATCAAAGAAGg GCAGGTCGTTGTTAGGGCTAGAAATCTACGGGCAGCCGCCAACTTCATTCCTGCTAAGTCCTTCCGAGCTCGGAAAGTTTACTTCAGCAACGAG GAAAATGGGTTACTTTTTGTTCCCAAGGGCCAGGCTCAAAATCCACAAGCACAAATGTTTTCTGATCCAAACATGGCAATGGATATGATGAAGAAAAATCTTTCAATGATCATACCCCAG ACTCTTACTTTTGCCTGGgtgaactttttcttctctgGGTTTGTGGCAG CCAAGATACCTTTTCCACTGACTCAAAGGTTCAGATCGATGTTGCAAAATGGTATAGATTTGAGCACCGTTGATGTTAGTTATGTCAGCAGTCGCTCATG GTATTTTCTCAACCTCTTCGGATTAAGGGGTTTATTTAGTCTGATTTTGGGAGAAGAAAATG CCATGGATGATACGCAAAAAATGATGCAAATGGGTGgttttggctttgatccttccaag AGTTTGGGCGCTGAGAAAGACAGTCTTGACATAGTTCAGCATGACTGGGCCCTACCGAAATTCGAGCAGCGAGCTGAAGCAGTGTTGAGAAAGCTCGTATCTGATCACTGA
- the LOC131314376 gene encoding fruit protein pKIWI501 gives MATVEVTPVVTAFPENESTEVIKKTEETETEEVVVAAPAPEPVSEEPTVETADAIVTESPPATVEVEVPPAEEVATKEEVIEEAEEPVVVVEKAVEEEEVATEVIEEPVVAEEIKEETVEATTAPAEEPAAEEEKKSEAVAEEATTEAIPVEKAEE, from the exons ATGGCAACTGTTGAG GTAACACCTGTAGTGACAGCATTTCCTGAAAACGAATCAACCGAGGTGATCAAGAAGACCGAAGAGACAGAGACAGAAGAGGTGGTGGTCGCCGCACCGGCCCCAGAGCCAGTGAGTGAAGAACCAACGGTGGAAACGGCCGATGCTATAGTAACAGAATCGCCACCAGCCACCGTAGAGGTTGAAGTTCCTCCGGCTGAAGAAGTCGCGACTAAGGAGGAAGTTATTGAGGAAGCTGAAGAAccggtggtagtggtggagaaagcagtagaagaagaagaagtggcGACAGAGGTGATCGAGGAGCCTGTTGTTGCTGAAGAGATTAAAGAGGAAACTGTGGAAGCTACCACAGCACCGGCCGAGGAACCAGCCGccgaagaagagaaaaaaagtgagGCAGTTGCTGAGGAAGCTACCACAGAAGCAATTCCAGTTGAGAAGGCTGAGGAATAG
- the LOC131314362 gene encoding uncharacterized protein LOC131314362 has protein sequence MVSDQEIARGVETVLRQSDPNAVTTLNGVVQQLEGKLGLDLSHKAGFIRDQINLLLRSPPLTPQPPHPQKDHFALHQHQQHPQYPQYPPHFALQQQQQYQFYRPAAEDLGFRHPPPPQLQPPHPPPSQPQLPLATKRKPNVQNAESTPVGTKRRGGPGGLNKVCGVSPELQAIVGEPALSRTEIVKQLWVYIRKHNLQDPSNKRKIICDDPLRIVFETDSTDMFKMNKLLSKHIIPLGPTRESGQAKRLKEDVEPATESREPSPPPMIISEALAQFFGTGEREMLQSEALSRVWDYIKANQLEDPLNSMTISCDTKLQELFGGESISALGIPEMLARHHLFKQ, from the exons ATGGTATCCGACCAAGAAATAGCCAGGGGAGTCGAGACCGTCCTCCGTCAATCCGACCCTAACGCCGTCACCACCCTAAACGGCGTCGTCCAGCAGCTGGAAGGGAAGCTAGGGTTAGACCTGTCCCACAAGGCCGGCTTCATCAGGGACCAGATCAACCTCCTCCTCCGCTCACCACCACTAACACCTCAACCACCCCACCCTCAGAAAGACCATTTTGCCCTCCACCAACACCAACAACACCCCCAGTACCCCCAGTACCCTCCCCATTTTGCCcttcagcagcagcagcaatacCAATTCTACCGGCCCGCCGCCGAGGACCTCGGCTTCCGCCACCCTCCTCCGCCGCAGCTGCAACCGCCACATCCGCCGCCGTCGCAACCGCAACTGCCGTTGGCGACCAAACGGAAACCGAACGTTCAGAATGCAGAAAG CACACCTGTTGGAACCAAAAGAAGGGGCGGACCAGGAGGTCTGAACAAGGTTTGCGGTGTTTCACCTGAACTTCAGGCCATTGTAGGAGAGCCTGCCCTATCAAGAACAGAG ATTGTGAAGCAGCTGTGGGTGTATATTAGGAAACATAACCTCCAGGATCCAAGTAACAAGAGAAAGATAATTTGTGATGACCCGTTGCGTATAGTCTTTGAAACAGATTCCACCGACATGTTCAAGATGAATAAGCTGCTTTCTAAACATATTATTCCACTTGGACCTACAA GAGAATCAGGCCAAGCTAAAAGATTGAAGGAAGATGTTGAGCCCGCAACTGAAAGTAGAGAGCCTAGTCCACCACCTATGATAATATCTGAAGCACTTGCCCAATTTTTTGGTACTGGAGAAAGGGAAATGCTCCAATCAGAGGCCTTGAGTCGTGTTTGGGACTACATAAAAGCTAACCAGTTAGAG GATCCTCTGAACTCGATGACCATATCGTGTGATACGAAGCTTCAGGAGCTCTTTGGAGGTGAAAGCATTTCTGCATTGGGCATACCTGAAATGTTGGCCCGCCATCACCTTTTCAAGCAATGA
- the LOC131314366 gene encoding uncharacterized protein LOC131314366, whose amino-acid sequence MLLNSLPLIFKAGVPYTPCFYQKTNLNNLPQKSSSITHVLQFSFVRRGSIPGSFSTRHKGSSSLVTFGAKNAGSGEEDNKALEAVLKLYTALRNRNITELAEVIGEECRCVCNFISIFQPFHGKKEVLGFFSTLMEYLGNNVQFVVQPSLHDGMNVGVSWKLEWKQTHVPLGKGYSFHMCHTYQGKVTIRNVEMFMEPLLHIEPLRLKLMGFVMTIVDKIGASKGKLKRAIYFLLALALMTALLFIV is encoded by the exons ATGTTGTTAAACTCACTTCCACTGATCTTCAAAGCAGGAGTTCCATACACTCCTTGTTTTTATCAAAAGACCAATCTCAATAATTTACCTCAAAAATCATCATCCATTACCCATGTTCTTCAGTTTTCATTTGTGCGTCGAGGTTCGATCCCGGGCAGCTTCTCCACAAGGCACAAAGGCTCATCATCATTAGTGACATTTGGTGCCAAAAATGCAGGATCAGGAGAAGAAGATAACAAGGCTCTTGAGGCTGTGCTAAAGCTGTATACGGCATTAAGAAATAGAAACATTACCGAGCTTGCTGAAGTAATCGGAGAAGAATGCCGGTGTGTCTGCAACTTCATCTCCATCTTCCAACCCTTCCATGGGAAGAAG GAAGTGTTGGGCTTCTTTTCTACCCTGATGGAGTACCTGGGCAACAACGTTCAATTTGTGGTGCAACCCTCTTTGCATGATGGAATGAATGTTGGTGTAAGTTGGAAATTAG AATGGAAACAAACTCATGTGCCTCTGGGAAAGGGTTACAGCTTCCACATGTGCCATACCTACCAAGGCAAGGTAACAATAAG GAATGTTGAGATGTTCATGGAACCACTTCTTCATATAGAACCTCTTAGACTG AAACTGATGGGTTTTGTGATGACTATAGTGGACAAGATTGGAGCTTCTAAGGGCAAGTTGAAGAGGGCAATATACTTCTTGCTAGCTCTTGCCCTTATGACAGCCTTACTCTTCATTGTATAG